A region from the Nocardioides coralli genome encodes:
- the fbaA gene encoding class II fructose-bisphosphate aldolase, with protein MPIATPEKYAEMLDSAKSKSYAYPAINVTSSQTLNAALKGFADAESDGIIQVSTGGAEYLSGPSVKNMVTGSVAFAAYAAEVAKAYPVNIALHTDHCPKDKLDDFVRPLVEISADRVARGEHPLFQSHMWDGSAVPLEENLQIAEELLAKCSAARIVLEIEVGVVGGEEDGVVGAIDDKLYSTPEDAIATARALGTGDQGYYMTALTFGNVHGVYKPGNVKLRPEILQQAQQAVAKEFDLGDDAKPFHLVFHGGSGSTAEEIGAAVDYGVVKMNVDTDTQYAFTRPVVDHMFANYDGVLKIDGEVGNKKAYDPRAWGKAAEAGMAARIVEACENLRSSGHTLR; from the coding sequence ATGCCGATCGCAACGCCTGAGAAGTACGCCGAGATGCTCGACTCCGCGAAGTCGAAGTCGTATGCCTACCCGGCCATCAACGTGACGTCCTCGCAGACCCTCAACGCCGCCCTCAAGGGGTTCGCGGACGCCGAGTCCGACGGCATCATCCAGGTCTCCACCGGCGGCGCCGAGTACCTCTCGGGCCCCTCGGTGAAGAACATGGTGACCGGCTCGGTCGCCTTCGCGGCGTACGCCGCCGAGGTGGCCAAGGCCTACCCCGTCAACATCGCGCTCCACACCGACCACTGCCCGAAGGACAAGCTCGACGACTTCGTGCGGCCGCTGGTCGAGATCTCCGCCGACCGCGTCGCGCGTGGGGAGCACCCGCTCTTCCAGTCGCACATGTGGGACGGCTCGGCGGTCCCGCTGGAGGAGAACCTCCAGATCGCCGAGGAGCTGCTGGCCAAGTGCTCCGCGGCCCGGATCGTCCTCGAGATCGAGGTCGGCGTCGTCGGTGGCGAGGAGGACGGCGTCGTCGGCGCGATCGACGACAAGCTCTACAGCACGCCCGAGGACGCCATCGCCACCGCGCGGGCGCTCGGCACCGGCGACCAGGGCTACTACATGACCGCGCTGACCTTCGGCAACGTGCACGGCGTCTACAAGCCGGGCAACGTCAAGCTGCGCCCCGAGATCCTCCAGCAGGCCCAGCAGGCCGTGGCCAAGGAGTTCGACCTCGGCGACGACGCCAAGCCCTTCCACCTCGTCTTCCACGGCGGCTCGGGGTCGACCGCGGAGGAGATCGGCGCCGCCGTCGACTACGGCGTGGTGAAGATGAACGTCGACACCGACACCCAGTACGCCTTCACCCGCCCCGTCGTCGACCACATGTTCGCCAACTACGACGGCGTGCTCAAGATCGACGGCGAGGTCGGCAACAAGAAGGCCTACGACCCGCGGGCGTGGGGCAAGGCCGCCGAGGCCGGCATGGCGGCCCGCATCGTCGAGGCCTGCGAGAACCTGCGCTCGAGCGGACACACCCTGCGCTGA
- a CDS encoding FtsX-like permease family protein, with protein sequence MSAPATLSMVLRRARALPAPVASVAVNVLVVCTLVSGLVASLTHLQQDALASTLAAEPPDRTVVTASSPYDDEDPRHQDREVRAALQPVVEVSGGDVVSVVETGTWDVVGSPTGLAFAAVTGDGGRVRAAAGRLPEATSSGPLEVAAPPGSGLATGDAVTLRSRTDGREVDATITGTWEVAPTDARWLADLGPTAAVVPLQQIGEVASGGTQARWRAVPSTDLEPARLGSLLDAVTTTTTELQVAATRLSTSINVTTDLPEVLDDRARELTVLRALLLVPGGLLVLVAAAGLLLVAAGLADVRREEEGLLRSRGASHRQLVGPTVTEALLICGGAALVAPPLAAAVVRIGEVRPALDVAAWLGSVVAAAVCAAALCVPVAVRALTGDRGQQGTAERQRRRLLTGLVAVALLSGTLGLLAVVTLRGFGDVVGQASASPTVDPLLVSSPALLLLALVVVAALVLLPLLFRGVAALLDGRGLAPSLGSRFAARAPVATVPLALTVALASGVLAFAAVERASSVAARQARADHVAGADVRVLTPPSAQRAGSTRERQLLASLPGVARVAPAHRADTYIKDLPTEVVLTDVSEVTAPTLLDPGDPGWRDVVAPPWDAEGVGVALPDGTDRVTVSLGGGDTGGTDLWLAGPDGEVLVVPGRLRQGSGSFAVPHREGLRLVSVGTDLPADADPQGRRPAATVTADGVRLQTGSHWFAPGGSTRVSFGSRPLEMPAPVPVVFTDGLAAAASLDVGDTLTMPLLGTPVQARVTATVPALRTVVGGGGVLADLGTALPTLLASGFDADPDEWWLTIEDGAAATPVATTLADEPTVAADVITRSRVLDQLAADPSTGGAALGQVLLLTGTGCLVVGALLLVSVVLLRRPEHAEQARRIGAAGGDRRLLVGALGWEYAVTTGAGVLVGVLAGGVVAGLTLVSMTLGPDGEPLVPAPEMLVPWLTVVVAPLVMVTLPLLTLVWLTRRGHGHGLGALDRHRGGR encoded by the coding sequence GTGAGCGCGCCCGCGACGCTGTCGATGGTGCTGCGTCGTGCCCGGGCACTCCCGGCCCCGGTGGCCTCCGTGGCCGTCAACGTGCTCGTGGTCTGCACCCTGGTGTCGGGGCTGGTCGCCAGCCTGACCCACCTCCAGCAGGACGCACTGGCCTCGACCCTCGCGGCCGAGCCTCCCGACCGGACCGTGGTGACGGCCTCCTCGCCGTACGACGACGAGGACCCCCGCCACCAGGACCGGGAGGTGCGGGCGGCCCTGCAGCCGGTGGTGGAGGTGTCGGGCGGCGACGTGGTGAGCGTCGTGGAGACCGGCACCTGGGACGTGGTCGGCTCCCCCACCGGTCTCGCGTTCGCCGCGGTGACCGGCGACGGAGGGCGGGTCCGGGCTGCGGCGGGCCGGCTGCCCGAGGCGACGTCGTCCGGGCCGCTGGAGGTCGCCGCCCCTCCGGGCTCCGGCCTCGCCACGGGCGACGCGGTGACGCTGCGGAGCCGGACCGACGGTCGGGAGGTCGACGCCACGATCACGGGCACCTGGGAGGTCGCCCCCACCGACGCCCGATGGCTGGCGGACCTGGGCCCCACGGCGGCCGTCGTGCCGCTGCAGCAGATCGGGGAGGTCGCCTCGGGCGGCACCCAGGCGCGGTGGCGGGCCGTGCCCTCGACCGACCTCGAGCCTGCCCGGCTCGGGTCGCTCCTGGACGCCGTGACGACAACGACGACCGAGCTGCAGGTCGCCGCCACCCGGCTCTCGACGAGCATCAACGTCACCACCGACCTGCCCGAGGTCCTCGACGACCGGGCTCGCGAGCTCACGGTGCTCCGCGCGCTGCTGCTCGTCCCCGGCGGGCTGCTGGTCCTCGTCGCCGCGGCCGGGTTGCTGCTGGTGGCCGCCGGCCTCGCCGACGTACGCCGCGAGGAGGAGGGGCTGCTCCGCTCGCGGGGCGCCAGCCACCGCCAGCTGGTCGGACCGACCGTGACCGAGGCGCTGCTGATCTGCGGCGGGGCCGCGCTGGTCGCGCCGCCCCTCGCGGCGGCCGTCGTGCGGATCGGTGAGGTCAGGCCCGCCCTCGACGTCGCCGCCTGGCTGGGCAGCGTCGTGGCCGCCGCCGTGTGCGCGGCGGCGCTGTGCGTCCCCGTCGCGGTCCGCGCGCTCACCGGCGACCGGGGCCAGCAGGGCACCGCGGAGCGCCAGCGCCGACGGCTGCTGACCGGGCTGGTCGCCGTCGCGCTGCTGAGCGGCACCCTCGGGCTGCTGGCCGTGGTCACCCTGCGTGGCTTCGGAGACGTCGTCGGTCAGGCGAGCGCCTCGCCCACCGTCGACCCGCTCCTGGTGTCCTCACCGGCGCTGCTGCTCCTGGCCCTCGTGGTCGTCGCGGCCCTCGTGCTGCTGCCCCTCCTGTTCCGGGGAGTCGCAGCGCTGCTCGACGGCCGCGGGTTGGCGCCCTCGCTCGGGTCACGCTTCGCCGCCCGCGCGCCGGTGGCGACGGTCCCCCTGGCCCTCACCGTCGCACTCGCCTCGGGCGTCCTCGCCTTCGCCGCCGTCGAGCGCGCGAGCAGCGTGGCGGCGCGGCAGGCGCGTGCCGACCACGTCGCCGGGGCCGACGTCCGGGTCCTCACGCCCCCGAGCGCGCAGCGTGCCGGGTCGACGCGTGAGCGGCAGCTGCTGGCGTCGCTCCCGGGAGTCGCGCGGGTGGCACCCGCGCACCGCGCGGACACCTACATCAAGGACCTGCCCACCGAGGTCGTGCTGACCGACGTCTCGGAGGTGACCGCACCCACCCTGCTCGATCCCGGCGACCCGGGCTGGCGGGACGTCGTCGCGCCTCCCTGGGACGCCGAGGGGGTGGGCGTCGCGCTGCCGGACGGCACCGACCGAGTCACGGTGTCCCTCGGCGGCGGCGACACCGGCGGCACCGACCTGTGGCTGGCCGGGCCCGACGGCGAGGTGCTGGTGGTGCCGGGGCGACTGCGGCAGGGCAGCGGCAGCTTCGCGGTCCCCCACCGCGAGGGGCTGCGCCTGGTCAGCGTCGGGACCGACCTGCCGGCCGACGCCGACCCGCAGGGGCGCCGGCCCGCCGCGACCGTCACCGCCGACGGCGTACGTCTGCAGACCGGGAGCCACTGGTTCGCTCCCGGAGGGAGCACCCGCGTCAGCTTCGGGTCGCGCCCCCTCGAGATGCCGGCTCCGGTGCCGGTCGTCTTCACCGACGGGCTCGCCGCGGCTGCCTCCCTGGACGTCGGCGACACCCTGACCATGCCGCTCCTCGGCACCCCGGTGCAGGCCCGGGTCACCGCCACCGTCCCGGCGCTGCGGACCGTGGTGGGCGGCGGCGGCGTGCTGGCCGACCTCGGCACGGCGCTCCCGACCCTGCTGGCGTCCGGCTTCGACGCCGATCCCGACGAGTGGTGGCTCACGATCGAGGACGGCGCCGCTGCCACCCCCGTCGCCACGACGCTCGCCGACGAGCCGACCGTGGCGGCCGACGTGATCACCCGCTCCCGGGTCCTCGACCAGCTCGCCGCCGACCCCAGCACCGGAGGCGCCGCGCTCGGCCAGGTGCTGCTCCTCACCGGCACGGGGTGCCTGGTGGTCGGGGCGCTGCTGCTGGTCTCCGTCGTGCTGCTCCGGCGGCCCGAGCACGCCGAGCAGGCCCGTCGGATCGGTGCCGCCGGTGGCGACCGTCGGCTGCTGGTGGGCGCCCTGGGCTGGGAGTACGCCGTGACGACCGGTGCCGGCGTCCTCGTCGGCGTCCTGGCCGGTGGTGTCGTCGCCGGCCTCACGCTGGTGTCGATGACGCTGGGGCCGGACGGGGAGCCGCTCGTCCCCGCGCCCGAGATGCTCGTGCCGTGGCTGACGGTCGTGGTGGCACCCCTCGTCATGGTCACGCTGCCCCTGCTGACGTTGGTGTGGTTGACCCGGCGCGGCCACGGCCACGGACTGGGCGCTCTCGACCGTCACCGGGGTGGCCGGTGA
- a CDS encoding FtsX-like permease family protein, whose translation MRRLLPAAARADRGLVLLVAVLCTCLTVAATSTAWWLRTSADDMAAAVFADAGADARQLQVAYQEVSDPRLPATAGDALVAAMPTTARSAFGPPRPAVITPDMVPKVLPPRPSAPAFLSVAGFPDLTGLVEIVEGRMPDPGSPRRALPDEVGETYNPFADADYVPPDPTRTAVVEIVLEETAARELRMPVGSWVQVSSSSLTFDRQQSAVLHVVGTFRPAGPAPTALDDADSARRPSISRTPEFNLVRATALAADEETVLGATWEGEPEVRYTFDLAGSPAADDAARLIEDARRLTLQTWPPVVQAESFTTATGVGGLAQRVLAERNTSDGVLALVLTALGAAALAVLLAAAVVLAGGRRAVTTVARARGASRRWLVVQRGGEALLLTVPGAAVALGVVRLVGGSLTTRDALVALAAALVCATLVTAAQTVPQDTAGGRLQAVARDAAQLVAVGLAGAATALVLLDDDLAADDPVLLAVPVLVGAAAAVVLTRLLQIGLTALRRTVRGTRRLAPVVGLSSATDLARQVVLASAALVLAVSSGWLAVAAADTLRTGAERAGWDEVGADTAVLTTGVHDDTVARLADVTGVETVAPVATTGSISLDTRTGVEGVELVATDVASLRLVGDERVRDLELPAAPAGELTAVVSSDLDIEDGRAVLRYAQSTIPVRVIDRVDRIPGVTDGSFLLVDIAALSEVVDRRLDSYSTILLSGTADPDRVTEVARSVDPQAVVESRAAITTAILEGPAATRTLGMLAVTTVATAVLAVFAVLLVVGLGAPTRRRTGAVLSAIGADVRQVRRVDVVALLPVLLAAGVAAAGCGVLLTGIVDHGFDLAALTATQGDLPVRPTTTTALAVAGALVVLVAVASLLARNARPGADIIDQTDQEQR comes from the coding sequence GTGAGACGCCTCCTCCCAGCTGCCGCCCGGGCCGACCGCGGCCTGGTGCTGCTGGTCGCGGTGCTGTGCACGTGCCTCACGGTGGCCGCCACGAGCACGGCGTGGTGGCTGCGGACCAGCGCCGACGACATGGCGGCGGCCGTCTTCGCCGACGCCGGTGCCGACGCCCGCCAGCTGCAGGTCGCCTACCAGGAGGTGAGCGACCCCCGGCTGCCCGCGACCGCCGGAGACGCGCTGGTGGCGGCGATGCCGACCACCGCGCGGTCGGCGTTCGGTCCTCCGCGGCCGGCGGTCATCACGCCCGACATGGTCCCCAAGGTGCTGCCGCCCCGACCATCGGCCCCGGCCTTCCTCTCCGTGGCAGGGTTCCCCGACCTCACGGGGCTGGTCGAGATCGTCGAGGGGCGGATGCCCGACCCGGGCAGCCCGCGACGGGCGCTGCCGGACGAGGTCGGCGAGACCTACAACCCGTTCGCCGACGCCGACTACGTGCCTCCCGACCCGACCCGCACCGCCGTGGTGGAGATCGTGCTCGAGGAGACCGCCGCACGCGAGCTGCGGATGCCCGTGGGCAGCTGGGTGCAGGTGTCGAGCAGCAGCCTGACCTTCGACCGGCAGCAGTCCGCCGTCCTCCACGTGGTCGGCACCTTCCGTCCGGCGGGCCCGGCCCCCACCGCGCTCGACGACGCCGACTCCGCCCGGAGGCCGTCGATCTCGCGAACGCCGGAGTTCAACCTCGTGCGGGCGACCGCCCTCGCTGCCGACGAGGAGACCGTCCTCGGTGCCACGTGGGAGGGCGAGCCCGAGGTCCGCTACACCTTCGACCTCGCCGGCAGCCCGGCGGCCGACGACGCCGCGCGGCTGATCGAGGACGCGCGACGGCTGACCCTCCAGACCTGGCCACCGGTGGTGCAGGCGGAGAGCTTCACCACCGCGACCGGGGTCGGAGGTCTGGCGCAACGCGTCCTCGCCGAGCGCAACACCAGCGACGGGGTGCTCGCCCTCGTGCTCACGGCCCTCGGTGCGGCGGCCCTCGCGGTGCTGCTCGCCGCCGCGGTGGTGCTCGCGGGTGGACGCCGGGCCGTGACGACCGTCGCGCGAGCCCGAGGTGCCTCCAGGCGGTGGCTCGTCGTCCAGCGCGGCGGCGAGGCGCTCCTCCTCACGGTGCCGGGCGCGGCGGTGGCGCTCGGTGTCGTCCGGCTCGTCGGCGGGTCGCTCACCACCCGTGATGCGCTGGTGGCACTGGCCGCAGCTCTCGTCTGCGCGACGCTGGTGACGGCCGCGCAGACGGTCCCGCAGGACACGGCGGGCGGGCGGCTCCAGGCGGTCGCGAGGGATGCCGCCCAGCTGGTGGCCGTCGGCCTGGCCGGCGCCGCGACGGCCCTGGTGCTGCTCGACGACGACCTCGCCGCCGACGACCCGGTGCTGCTGGCGGTGCCGGTGCTGGTCGGGGCTGCTGCCGCGGTGGTGCTGACCCGGCTGCTCCAGATCGGTCTGACCGCGCTGCGGCGCACCGTCCGTGGGACCCGGCGCCTGGCCCCCGTCGTGGGGCTCAGCTCGGCCACCGACCTCGCGCGCCAGGTGGTGCTGGCCAGCGCCGCCCTGGTCCTGGCGGTCTCGTCGGGCTGGCTGGCGGTCGCGGCGGCCGACACATTGCGCACCGGTGCCGAGCGCGCGGGTTGGGACGAGGTCGGCGCCGACACCGCGGTCCTCACGACCGGCGTCCACGACGACACCGTGGCGCGCCTCGCCGACGTCACCGGGGTCGAGACCGTGGCCCCGGTCGCGACCACCGGCAGCATCTCGCTCGACACCCGCACCGGGGTCGAGGGCGTGGAGCTGGTCGCGACGGACGTCGCCAGCCTCCGCCTGGTCGGCGACGAGCGTGTCCGCGACCTGGAGCTGCCGGCGGCTCCCGCCGGAGAGCTCACCGCGGTCGTGTCCTCAGACCTCGACATCGAGGACGGCCGGGCCGTGCTGCGCTACGCGCAGTCGACGATCCCGGTCCGGGTGATCGACCGCGTCGACCGCATCCCGGGAGTCACCGACGGTTCGTTCCTGCTGGTCGACATCGCGGCACTCTCGGAGGTCGTCGACCGTCGGCTCGACTCCTACAGCACCATCCTCCTCTCCGGAACCGCCGACCCGGACCGCGTCACGGAGGTGGCCAGGTCGGTCGACCCGCAGGCCGTCGTGGAGTCCCGTGCCGCGATCACCACCGCCATCCTCGAGGGACCCGCCGCGACGCGCACCCTCGGCATGCTCGCGGTGACCACCGTCGCCACCGCCGTGCTGGCTGTCTTCGCCGTGCTGCTGGTGGTCGGGCTCGGGGCACCGACACGGCGACGGACCGGCGCGGTGCTCAGCGCGATCGGCGCCGACGTCCGGCAGGTACGCCGCGTCGACGTGGTCGCCCTGCTGCCGGTCCTGCTCGCGGCCGGTGTCGCCGCGGCCGGGTGCGGCGTGCTGTTGACCGGCATCGTCGACCACGGCTTCGACCTCGCGGCCCTCACCGCCACCCAGGGGGACCTGCCGGTGCGACCGACGACCACGACGGCCCTGGCGGTGGCCGGCGCCCTGGTCGTCCTCGTCGCGGTTGCGAGCCTGCTGGCCCGCAACGCCCGACCCGGCGCCGACATCATCGACCAGACCGACCAGGAGCAGAGATGA
- a CDS encoding ABC transporter ATP-binding protein has translation MTSTVAEATQIECEGLVRIYKRKGVEVVALQGLDLRVGRGDLVAVVGASGSGKSTLLNILSGLDSPSAGRAVVAGHDLLGMGRAERRHYRLRTCGFVWQRATDNLVPYLTATQNVDLPQRLAGQRRAERAHRTALLLEQLGIAETADLLPTAMSGSQQQRLAIAVALANEPQVLFCDEPTGDLDTAESHEVYGALQQVNEAHGTTVVVVTHDPAVADEVRRTVAIRDGRTSSETLRRTAAGADGGHHVVAEEFAVLDRAGRLQLPQDFVAALGLRHRVRVELADDHIQIRPEGDPS, from the coding sequence ATGACGAGCACGGTCGCCGAGGCCACCCAGATCGAGTGCGAGGGCCTGGTCCGGATCTACAAGCGCAAGGGGGTCGAGGTCGTCGCCCTCCAGGGGCTCGACCTGCGCGTGGGGCGCGGCGACCTGGTCGCCGTCGTCGGCGCGTCGGGCAGCGGCAAGTCGACGCTGCTCAACATCCTCTCCGGCCTCGACAGCCCCAGCGCCGGACGGGCGGTGGTGGCCGGGCACGACCTGCTCGGGATGGGGCGCGCCGAGCGTCGCCACTACCGGCTGCGCACCTGCGGCTTCGTGTGGCAGCGCGCCACCGACAACCTGGTCCCCTACCTCACCGCCACCCAGAACGTCGACCTCCCCCAGCGGCTCGCCGGGCAGCGCCGCGCCGAGCGCGCCCATCGCACTGCTCTCCTCCTCGAGCAGCTGGGGATCGCCGAGACCGCCGACCTGCTGCCCACCGCGATGTCGGGCAGCCAGCAGCAACGGCTCGCGATCGCCGTCGCCCTGGCCAACGAGCCCCAGGTGCTGTTCTGCGACGAGCCGACCGGAGACCTCGACACCGCTGAGTCCCACGAGGTCTACGGCGCGCTCCAACAGGTCAACGAGGCCCACGGCACCACGGTCGTCGTGGTCACCCACGACCCGGCGGTCGCCGACGAGGTACGTCGCACGGTGGCGATCCGCGACGGCCGCACCTCCTCGGAGACGCTGCGGCGCACGGCCGCCGGAGCCGACGGCGGCCACCACGTGGTGGCCGAGGAGTTCGCGGTGCTCGACCGCGCCGGGCGGCTGCAGCTGCCGCAGGACTTCGTGGCTGCGCTCGGGCTGCGCCACCGGGTCCGGGTCGAGCTGGCCGACGACCACATCCAGATCCGGCCCGAGGGGGACCCGTCATGA
- a CDS encoding ABC transporter ATP-binding protein has translation MSDHAGPMICVRDLHKTYRHGGQDVHALRGVDLDVPPGQLLLLTGRSGAGKTTLLSLVAGLRRADQGQITVADHDVTAASERELVELRRRTVGVIYQDFALLPLLTAEENVGLPLRITRAAAQERDATVAALLDRVGLSAHARQRPDELSGGQQQRVAIARALAIRPHVLLADEPTAQLDSETGAQVMALLRTLVVEQGTTAVVATHDPAMQQFADAVVHLEDGRLTDPVRAAVG, from the coding sequence ATGAGCGACCACGCCGGACCGATGATCTGCGTCCGCGACCTGCACAAGACCTACCGTCACGGCGGCCAGGACGTGCACGCGCTGCGCGGGGTCGACCTCGACGTGCCGCCCGGGCAGCTGCTGCTGCTCACGGGTCGCTCGGGAGCCGGCAAGACCACGCTGCTCAGCCTCGTCGCCGGTCTGCGCCGGGCCGACCAGGGCCAGATCACGGTGGCCGACCACGACGTCACCGCTGCTTCGGAGCGCGAGCTGGTGGAGCTGCGGCGGCGTACGGTCGGCGTGATCTACCAGGACTTCGCGCTCCTCCCGCTGCTGACGGCTGAGGAGAACGTGGGGCTGCCGCTGCGGATCACGCGTGCGGCCGCCCAGGAGCGCGACGCCACGGTGGCCGCGCTGCTGGACAGGGTCGGGCTGTCCGCCCATGCCCGGCAGCGGCCCGACGAGCTCTCCGGTGGGCAGCAGCAGCGGGTCGCCATCGCGCGGGCGCTCGCGATCCGACCGCACGTGCTCCTCGCCGACGAGCCGACCGCCCAGCTCGACTCGGAGACCGGGGCGCAGGTGATGGCACTGCTGCGGACGTTGGTGGTGGAGCAGGGCACCACGGCGGTCGTCGCGACCCACGACCCGGCGATGCAGCAGTTCGCCGACGCCGTGGTCCATCTCGAGGACGGCCGGCTGACCGACCCGGTGAGGGCGGCCGTCGGTTAG
- a CDS encoding pyridoxal phosphate-dependent aminotransferase, whose protein sequence is MRATRLDGIPPTIFSTMSALAVRTGSVNLGQGFPDRDGPAGVLDAARTAIADGHNQYPPGIGIPPLRAAIAAHQQRHYGIELDPDREVCVTTGCTEAVAAALLGLVDPGDEVVVLEPYYDSYVAMLQVAGAVRRPVTLRAPDFRLDADELRAAVTPRTRFVLLNSPHNPTGTVLTREELQAVADLAIEHDLVVITDEVYEHLVFDDHEHVPIATLPGMAERTLTLSSAGKSWSVTGWKVGWATGPAPLVESLLAAKQWLSFSSGTPFQHAVAHALDHEADFPLALAKDLQGRRDLLCAGLAEVGLAPRVPEGTYFALTDVGHLGWDDGLEFCETLPERAGVVAIPAQAFHDDLDAGRHLVRWAFCKEPDVIEDGLRRLREAALEK, encoded by the coding sequence ATGCGTGCCACGCGACTCGACGGCATCCCGCCGACCATCTTCAGCACGATGTCCGCGCTCGCGGTGCGGACGGGCTCGGTCAACCTGGGTCAGGGGTTCCCTGACCGGGACGGACCCGCGGGGGTCCTCGACGCCGCGCGCACCGCGATCGCCGACGGCCACAACCAGTACCCGCCCGGCATCGGCATCCCCCCGCTGCGGGCCGCGATCGCCGCCCACCAGCAGCGCCACTACGGCATCGAGCTCGACCCCGACCGGGAGGTGTGCGTGACGACGGGCTGCACCGAGGCCGTCGCCGCGGCTCTGCTCGGGCTGGTCGATCCCGGCGACGAGGTCGTGGTCCTCGAGCCCTACTACGACAGCTACGTCGCGATGCTGCAGGTCGCCGGCGCCGTACGCCGACCGGTGACGCTGCGCGCGCCCGACTTCCGCCTCGACGCCGACGAGCTGCGGGCCGCGGTCACGCCCCGCACCCGGTTCGTGCTGCTCAACTCCCCGCACAACCCGACCGGCACCGTGCTCACCCGCGAGGAGCTGCAGGCCGTGGCCGACCTGGCGATCGAGCACGACCTCGTGGTCATCACCGACGAGGTCTACGAGCACCTGGTCTTCGACGACCACGAGCACGTCCCGATCGCGACCCTGCCGGGCATGGCCGAGCGGACGCTGACGCTGTCGAGCGCCGGCAAGTCCTGGTCGGTCACCGGCTGGAAGGTGGGCTGGGCGACCGGGCCGGCCCCCCTGGTGGAGTCGCTGCTGGCCGCCAAGCAGTGGCTCAGCTTCAGCTCCGGCACCCCCTTCCAGCACGCGGTCGCACACGCGCTCGACCACGAGGCCGACTTCCCCCTGGCCCTCGCCAAGGACCTGCAGGGGCGCCGCGACCTGCTCTGCGCCGGTCTCGCCGAGGTCGGGCTCGCGCCGCGGGTCCCCGAGGGCACCTACTTCGCGCTCACCGACGTCGGCCACCTCGGCTGGGACGACGGGCTGGAGTTCTGCGAGACGCTGCCCGAGCGGGCCGGCGTGGTCGCGATCCCGGCCCAGGCCTTCCACGACGACCTCGACGCGGGACGCCACCTCGTGCGGTGGGCCTTCTGCAAGGAACCGGACGTGATCGAGGACGGCCTGCGCCGGTTGCGCGAGGCCGCCCTCGAGAAGTGA
- a CDS encoding cupin domain-containing protein, which translates to MTRRVLGPRDGLVLGPKAGVRDRFLVDSADWGGNLAVVEHLLAPHAIAAPLHRHTQEDEFSLILEGRVWFLAEGQEVVAGVGDLVFKPRHEWHTFWNAGDEPARVLELITPGGLEEAFKVLDTATDEVDLDAFMAPYGCEADMAATLPLLERYGLTFG; encoded by the coding sequence GTGACGCGCCGGGTCCTCGGTCCCCGCGACGGGCTGGTGCTCGGGCCGAAGGCCGGTGTCCGGGACCGGTTCCTCGTCGACTCGGCGGACTGGGGCGGAAACCTCGCCGTGGTCGAGCACCTGCTGGCGCCGCACGCGATCGCCGCTCCGTTGCACCGGCACACCCAGGAGGACGAGTTCAGCCTCATCCTCGAGGGGCGCGTCTGGTTCCTTGCCGAGGGCCAGGAGGTCGTGGCCGGCGTGGGCGACCTCGTCTTCAAGCCGCGTCACGAGTGGCACACCTTCTGGAACGCCGGCGACGAGCCCGCGCGCGTGCTGGAGCTGATCACGCCCGGCGGACTGGAGGAGGCGTTCAAGGTGCTGGACACCGCGACCGACGAGGTCGACCTCGACGCCTTCATGGCGCCGTACGGGTGCGAGGCCGACATGGCGGCGACGCTCCCCCTGCTCGAGCGGTACGGCCTGACCTTCGGCTGA